GATTCGGGAGGCGGCGAGCTTGCGGGCTATTTGTGCGCCTATCTGATTTTCGAGGAACTGCAACTAGCCAGCGTGGCGGTGAAGGAAAATTTTAGACGGCAAGGGATTGCCCGCCGGTTGATACTCGAGATGATCCGGCAGGGACGGGAAGGGGGCGCCAAGGAAGTCTGGCTGGACGTGCGGGAGTCGAACGCGGCCGCACGCCGGTTGTATGACGAGCTTGGTTTCCGGGAAGTGTACCGCCGTAAAAACTATTACCGCAAACCGAAGGAAGATGCCTTGGTGCTGTTCCGGCCGGTGGCGGCGGTCCTTTTGCGCCCGCCCGGTCCGTCCGTCAAAGCGGGATTGCGGGGATAAAAATGGAGTGGTTCAAAAAAACCCGCGAAGGGATTGTCGGCGGCGAGAAAAAGGAAATTCCCAAAGGGCTTTGGACCAAGTGCGAATCCTGCGGGGAAATCATCTTTGTGCGGGAGCTGGAAAAAAACCTGTGGGTCTGCCCGAAGTGCGGCTACCATTTCCGCATCCGCTTCAAGGATTACCTTGACCTGCTCTTGGATCCGGGGGAATGGAAGGAGTACGACAAAAACATTGTTTCCGCCGATCCCTTGCGCTTCAAGGATTCCAAGCGTTACCCGGACCGCATCCGGGATGCCCGCAAGAAAACGGAACTTTCGGACGCGGTCGTTTGCGGGCTCGGCAAAATCGGCGGGCGTGAGGTTTCCCTTGCCGTGATGGATTTTTCCTTCATCGGCGGCAGCATGGGCTCGGTGGTCGGAGAGAAAATCGCCCGCGCCATCGAACGCTCGCTGGAGTGCAAAATCCCCTTGATCATCGTTTCCTGCTCCGGCGGGGCGCGGATGCAGGAGGGGATTTTGTCCTTGATGCAGATGGCCAAGACCTCCGCCCTGCTTGCGCAGCTGCAAAAGAAAAACCTGCCGTTCATCAGCGTTTTGACCAACCCCACCACGGCCGGGGTGATGGCCTCCTATGCTTCCCTCGGGGACGTGATCATTGCCGAGCCGAAGGCGCTTTTGGGGTTTGCCGGGCCGCGGGTAATCGCCCAGACCATCGGCCAGGAGCTGCCGCCGGGGTTCCAGAGCTCGGAGTTTTTCTTGGAGCACGGTTTTCTGGATATGATTTGCGAGCGGAAGGAACTGCGCCGGACCATCAACCTCCTTTTGGAATACTTCAGCGGCAACGGGACGCCGCGGAACTAACTTTCCCGCCGTTGGGATTTGGACCATCCCGATACGATGACTTCGAGCGCGATAAAATTTATTTTTGACCTGGAGCTTTTCGGCATCAAGCTGGGGCTGGATAACATCCGGGCTCTCTCTGAGTTTTTAGGCAACCCCCAAAATCGGTATCCGGTTGTACACCTCGCCGGCACCAACGGCAAGGGTTCCACGGCGGCCATTTTGGAGTCGATGCTTCTTGCGGCCGGTTACAAAGTCGGGCTGTACACTTCACC
The DNA window shown above is from Verrucomicrobiia bacterium and carries:
- the rimI gene encoding ribosomal protein S18-alanine N-acetyltransferase; protein product: MPQVKEPKTGGLIRVERMAVTDLDEIVRLERESFTDPWPRKAFEIQLGDGSSIMLAARMADSGGGELAGYLCAYLIFEELQLASVAVKENFRRQGIARRLILEMIRQGREGGAKEVWLDVRESNAAARRLYDELGFREVYRRKNYYRKPKEDALVLFRPVAAVLLRPPGPSVKAGLRG
- the accD gene encoding acetyl-CoA carboxylase, carboxyltransferase subunit beta, with translation MEWFKKTREGIVGGEKKEIPKGLWTKCESCGEIIFVRELEKNLWVCPKCGYHFRIRFKDYLDLLLDPGEWKEYDKNIVSADPLRFKDSKRYPDRIRDARKKTELSDAVVCGLGKIGGREVSLAVMDFSFIGGSMGSVVGEKIARAIERSLECKIPLIIVSCSGGARMQEGILSLMQMAKTSALLAQLQKKNLPFISVLTNPTTAGVMASYASLGDVIIAEPKALLGFAGPRVIAQTIGQELPPGFQSSEFFLEHGFLDMICERKELRRTINLLLEYFSGNGTPRN